A region from the Clostridia bacterium genome encodes:
- a CDS encoding cytochrome c-type biogenesis protein CcmH, protein MIRRPSPAALAAAAALAVLLAVVAAAVTTPPSPADRVERIAAQLRCPVCDGESVAQSDSSVSLAIRQEIARLVDQGESEEAILDHFRQQYGDWILNAPPARGWLSAVWLLPAAFLAVGGVAAARWLTARSRPPAEPARGAPSAGLPEDAGDDELPPELGEFI, encoded by the coding sequence ATGATCCGTCGGCCGTCTCCTGCCGCGCTCGCGGCCGCCGCGGCTCTGGCCGTGCTTTTGGCCGTCGTCGCCGCCGCGGTGACGACGCCGCCGTCCCCCGCGGACCGCGTCGAGCGCATCGCCGCGCAACTGCGCTGCCCTGTCTGCGACGGCGAGTCGGTGGCGCAGTCCGACAGCAGCGTCTCGCTGGCCATCCGGCAGGAGATCGCCCGGCTCGTCGACCAGGGCGAGAGTGAGGAAGCCATTCTCGACCACTTCCGGCAGCAGTACGGCGACTGGATCCTGAACGCTCCCCCGGCGCGCGGGTGGCTGAGCGCCGTCTGGCTCTTGCCCGCCGCGTTCCTGGCGGTGGGCGGCGTCGCGGCCGCGCGCTGGCTCACCGCGCGGAGCCGGCCGCCGGCCGAGCCCGCACGGGGGGCGCCTTCCGCCGGGCTCCCGGAGGACGCCGGCGACGACGAGCTTCCGCCGGAATTGGGAGAGTTTATCTAG
- a CDS encoding inositol monophosphatase translates to MTSSTADDALLARAVEAAKAAGRQARSRRRAAAQAGDATLDLRTKANPRDLVTAIDEDTERVIRQHLEDTGIPVLGEEGGWIAGEDWRAADAVWVVDPVDGTANFVHTLPHFGTAIALVRKGRPFLGVFYDPNADELFWAVRGGGCHLQRGDGPAERLSVDDRPLAEALVGASLPSTPAEREANGAAIMEVVRVCRNVRVLGSAATHLAYVAAGRLSACWDIHLSPWDMAAGQVMVEEAGGVVTTITGEPFRLDQRTIVAANPRLHKDLVPVLARARAGA, encoded by the coding sequence TTGACTTCCTCGACCGCAGACGACGCGCTCCTCGCCCGCGCCGTGGAGGCGGCGAAGGCCGCCGGCCGGCAGGCCCGGTCCCGGCGCCGGGCTGCCGCCCAGGCGGGTGACGCCACGCTGGACCTTCGCACCAAGGCGAACCCGCGAGATCTCGTCACGGCGATCGACGAGGACACCGAGCGCGTCATCCGCCAGCACCTGGAGGACACCGGCATTCCCGTGCTCGGAGAGGAGGGCGGCTGGATCGCCGGCGAGGACTGGCGCGCCGCGGACGCCGTGTGGGTGGTCGACCCCGTCGACGGCACGGCGAACTTCGTCCACACCCTGCCCCACTTCGGCACGGCCATCGCGCTCGTGCGCAAAGGGCGGCCCTTCCTGGGCGTCTTCTACGACCCGAACGCGGACGAGCTGTTCTGGGCCGTGCGCGGCGGCGGCTGCCACCTCCAACGCGGGGACGGGCCCGCCGAACGTCTCTCGGTAGACGACCGCCCGCTGGCGGAGGCGCTCGTCGGCGCCTCGCTCCCCAGCACGCCCGCGGAGCGGGAGGCGAACGGCGCCGCGATCATGGAAGTCGTGCGCGTGTGCCGGAACGTGCGCGTGCTCGGCTCCGCCGCCACGCACCTCGCGTACGTCGCGGCCGGCCGGCTCAGCGCCTGCTGGGACATCCACCTTTCGCCGTGGGACATGGCGGCGGGCCAGGTCATGGTCGAGGAAGCCGGAGGCGTGGTGACGACCATCACGGGCGAGCCGTTCCGGCTGGACCAGCGCACGATCGTCGCCGCAAATCCGAGGCTGCACAAGGACCTTGTCCCCGTCCTCGCCCGGGCCCGCGCGGGGGCCTAG